The proteins below are encoded in one region of bacterium:
- a CDS encoding thymidine phosphorylase: MLVVELIAKKQGGGTLACQEISALMEGFTHGDVPDYQMSALLMAIYFQGLTEDEGRCFLKAMIDSGKRLNLSSVPGIKVDKHSTGGVGDKTSLIVAPVVAAAGVHVPMISGRALGHTGGTLDKLESIPGFRVGLSECEFEKVLRETGCAFGAQTAELVPADRKLYALRDVTSTVSIPPLIAASILSKKIAEGTNALVMDVKVGDGGFLRSEEEARELAQMLVRWSAAEGVRTVVFGTGMEQPLGKAAGNAPEIIECLQILRSGEGDKRLLDLCRALGAAMLWLGGESATMTDAAALFDHTLASGAGFEKFKEIAAAQGSNAEAIESYHLQWTPAHRCEIRAPRDGFISRVAARDVGFALVDLGAGRRKATDPVDHSAGVVFERQQGDPVAAGDLIATVCWSKAIDAGEGLRRLEQAIRIEDAPSAPQPLLTFFCDATGIRPPREMLPPMANLTRKEKSHG, translated from the coding sequence GTGCTGGTTGTCGAACTGATTGCAAAAAAGCAGGGCGGCGGCACGCTGGCTTGTCAGGAAATCTCCGCGCTGATGGAAGGCTTCACCCACGGCGACGTGCCGGACTACCAGATGTCCGCGCTGCTCATGGCCATCTACTTTCAGGGATTGACGGAAGATGAAGGCCGCTGTTTCCTGAAGGCGATGATCGATTCCGGCAAGCGGCTCAATCTGTCGTCCGTACCCGGAATCAAGGTGGACAAGCACTCCACCGGCGGTGTCGGCGACAAGACCTCGCTCATCGTCGCGCCCGTGGTCGCCGCGGCGGGCGTGCATGTGCCGATGATCTCCGGACGGGCCCTGGGGCACACCGGCGGCACGCTTGACAAACTGGAGAGCATCCCCGGTTTCCGCGTCGGCCTTAGTGAGTGCGAATTCGAGAAGGTCCTGCGCGAGACCGGTTGTGCCTTCGGCGCGCAGACCGCCGAACTGGTGCCTGCCGACCGCAAGCTCTACGCGCTGCGCGACGTGACCTCTACGGTGTCCATTCCGCCGCTCATCGCCGCCAGTATTCTCTCCAAGAAGATCGCCGAGGGTACCAATGCGCTGGTGATGGACGTTAAGGTCGGCGACGGCGGCTTTCTGCGCAGCGAAGAGGAAGCGCGTGAACTGGCACAGATGCTGGTACGCTGGTCTGCTGCCGAAGGTGTCCGCACGGTCGTTTTCGGCACCGGCATGGAGCAGCCCCTCGGCAAAGCCGCGGGCAATGCCCCGGAGATTATCGAGTGCCTCCAGATTCTGCGCAGCGGTGAAGGGGACAAGCGGCTGCTCGATCTCTGCCGGGCTCTCGGCGCGGCCATGCTCTGGCTCGGCGGGGAATCCGCCACTATGACCGATGCGGCGGCGCTGTTTGACCACACTCTGGCCAGCGGTGCGGGATTCGAGAAGTTCAAGGAAATCGCCGCCGCGCAGGGATCGAATGCGGAAGCCATTGAGTCTTACCACCTGCAGTGGACGCCGGCCCATCGCTGTGAAATTCGCGCTCCGCGCGACGGATTTATCTCCCGCGTCGCGGCCCGCGATGTGGGTTTTGCGCTGGTGGATTTGGGAGCGGGGCGGCGCAAGGCCACCGATCCGGTGGACCACAGCGCCGGCGTAGTTTTCGAACGGCAGCAGGGCGACCCGGTGGCCGCCGGCGATCTCATTGCCACGGTCTGCTGGTCAAAGGCGATTGACGCCGGCGAGGGGCTGCGCCGGCTGGAGCAGGCCATCCGCATTGAGGATGCTCCTTCTGCGCCGCAGCCGTTACTGACATTTTTTTGTGATGCAACCGGGATCAGGCCTCCCCGCGAGATGCTGCCCCCGATGGCGAACCTAACACGCAAGGAGAAGAGTCATGGATGA
- a CDS encoding thioredoxin domain-containing protein: MSHLMEINDADFEEKILRADKLAVLDFGAEWCAPCKKVEAMLAELAPKWQDKVVIGTLDISASPEVPRRYGVLNIPQVLFFKNGQLVETVTGVLPRAKFEEKLKNHSA; encoded by the coding sequence ATGTCTCATTTGATGGAAATTAATGACGCGGATTTTGAAGAGAAGATTCTCCGCGCGGATAAACTGGCGGTACTGGATTTCGGAGCCGAGTGGTGCGCCCCCTGCAAAAAGGTGGAGGCCATGCTTGCGGAGCTGGCCCCCAAATGGCAGGACAAGGTGGTGATCGGAACGCTGGATATTTCGGCCAGTCCCGAAGTGCCGCGCCGCTACGGCGTGCTCAATATTCCGCAGGTGCTGTTCTTCAAGAACGGCCAGCTTGTGGAGACGGTGACCGGCGTTCTGCCGCGCGCCAAGTTCGAGGAGAAACTGAAGAACCACTCTGCATAA
- a CDS encoding cytochrome c biogenesis protein CcdA, with protein MKSYALLMAILLAACAAVFAQEGPPVPVKAVWNQSGISAGGSAVLAVVFDVPKGHHITDVDNGLFLVETHDTLGLTFDSAQFPAGTKYKGDRVYQGKVVVRVPVKAAGDAKAGQYAWPIHIGYQMCQEFGQEVCFLPMDRDLEVTATIVPQGTAVTAANADVFSPQAAPAEDTGGTTLEARLIAALNKGSWLAFLLVFVGGILASFTPCVYPVIPITIGYIGGASRGKLHGLWLSFIYVLGIAVIYSSLGLISAATGTLFGSISGSPIVTFTVAAIFAIMGVSMLGAFEIALPSSLQSKMQGGGPKRGLFAPLVLGMVSGLVMAPCVGPVIVALLAWVSRNGNLLFGWSLLFVFSLGLGVLFLVIGTFSGAIQALPKAGAWMDNVKKGFGWIMLFGALYMLRLAIPEPFKTGAWAVLLITMSVFVGAFDSLGEYPSGARRLGKAVALMVFLVGAIFLFKAIGPAGNMAAVADKQEVAWLVNREPEAWTTAKDQSKPLLVDVYADWCVACKELDEKTYVVPNVIQRTGSFVRLKLDFTKQNAWVEDMKKKYKITGMPTVMLFSPSGEEITRFTGFKSADDFVALLDQHNL; from the coding sequence TTGAAGAGCTACGCTTTGCTGATGGCGATTCTGCTGGCCGCCTGCGCGGCGGTATTCGCCCAGGAAGGGCCGCCTGTACCTGTGAAGGCCGTGTGGAACCAGTCGGGAATTTCCGCCGGCGGCAGCGCCGTGCTGGCGGTGGTGTTTGACGTGCCCAAGGGGCATCACATTACCGACGTGGATAACGGCCTGTTTCTTGTTGAGACCCATGACACGCTGGGGCTGACCTTCGATAGCGCGCAGTTTCCGGCGGGGACCAAATACAAAGGCGACCGGGTTTATCAGGGCAAGGTGGTAGTGCGGGTGCCGGTGAAAGCGGCCGGCGACGCCAAAGCGGGGCAGTATGCGTGGCCGATTCACATCGGTTACCAGATGTGCCAGGAGTTCGGGCAGGAGGTATGCTTCCTGCCGATGGACCGGGACCTGGAGGTGACGGCGACGATTGTGCCGCAGGGCACCGCGGTCACGGCGGCGAATGCAGATGTGTTCTCGCCGCAGGCGGCTCCGGCAGAAGATACCGGCGGAACGACTCTGGAAGCGCGGCTGATTGCGGCGCTGAACAAGGGATCGTGGCTGGCGTTTCTGCTGGTGTTTGTCGGTGGAATTCTGGCGAGCTTTACGCCGTGCGTCTATCCGGTGATTCCGATTACCATCGGCTACATCGGCGGGGCGAGCCGGGGCAAATTGCACGGCCTGTGGCTGTCGTTTATCTATGTGCTGGGCATTGCGGTGATCTACAGTTCACTGGGGCTGATCTCCGCGGCGACGGGCACGCTGTTCGGTTCGATTTCGGGTTCGCCGATTGTGACCTTTACGGTGGCGGCGATCTTTGCGATCATGGGTGTCAGCATGCTGGGCGCGTTTGAAATCGCGCTGCCGTCCTCATTGCAGTCGAAGATGCAGGGGGGAGGCCCCAAGCGCGGACTGTTCGCGCCGCTGGTGCTGGGCATGGTGTCGGGACTGGTGATGGCGCCGTGCGTCGGCCCGGTGATTGTGGCGCTGTTGGCGTGGGTTTCGCGCAACGGCAATCTGCTGTTCGGCTGGTCGCTGCTGTTCGTATTCTCGCTGGGATTGGGCGTGCTGTTTTTGGTGATCGGCACGTTTTCCGGAGCGATTCAGGCGCTGCCGAAGGCCGGCGCGTGGATGGACAATGTGAAGAAGGGTTTCGGCTGGATCATGTTGTTCGGCGCACTGTACATGCTGCGCCTGGCGATTCCCGAGCCCTTCAAGACCGGCGCGTGGGCGGTGCTGTTGATTACGATGTCGGTGTTTGTCGGCGCGTTCGATTCGCTTGGGGAGTATCCCAGCGGAGCGCGGCGGCTGGGCAAAGCGGTGGCGCTGATGGTGTTTCTGGTCGGCGCGATTTTCCTCTTCAAGGCGATAGGTCCCGCCGGAAACATGGCGGCGGTGGCCGATAAGCAGGAAGTGGCGTGGCTGGTGAACAGGGAGCCGGAAGCGTGGACGACGGCGAAGGATCAGAGCAAGCCGCTGCTGGTGGACGTTTACGCCGACTGGTGCGTGGCCTGCAAAGAGCTGGACGAAAAGACCTACGTGGTGCCCAACGTGATTCAGCGCACGGGCAGTTTTGTGCGGCTCAAACTGGACTTTACCAAGCAGAACGCATGGGTGGAAGATATGAAGAAGAAATATAAGATCACCGGCATGCCGACGGTGATGTTGTTCAGTCCGTCCGGCGAGGAAATCACGCGGTTTACCGGGTTCAAGTCAGCGGACGACTTTGTGGCCCTGCTCGATCAGCACAATCTGTAA
- a CDS encoding OsmC family protein, with protein MKVCIRHVDGHAFVAKSDSNHWVAFDTGVASGGGGGANDPFQLFIIACGGCVSIDVVDILKKSRKDFTLYELDVEVTRADHPPKIAKSLCFHARITGDEITEELVRRALVLSLTKYCSVSLSIDRSIPFTARVTLNGHRGETFDIPRDPALYDRD; from the coding sequence TTGAAAGTATGCATCAGACACGTTGACGGTCACGCCTTCGTGGCCAAATCCGATTCCAATCATTGGGTAGCCTTCGACACCGGCGTTGCCAGTGGAGGCGGAGGCGGCGCCAATGATCCTTTTCAACTTTTCATCATCGCCTGCGGCGGCTGCGTCTCGATTGACGTCGTGGACATTCTGAAAAAAAGCCGCAAGGACTTTACACTTTACGAACTCGATGTCGAAGTCACGCGGGCGGATCACCCTCCCAAAATCGCGAAATCTCTTTGCTTCCACGCGCGTATAACTGGAGATGAGATCACCGAAGAACTCGTCCGCCGCGCACTTGTGCTCTCGCTCACCAAATACTGCTCGGTTTCCCTTTCGATTGACCGCTCCATTCCCTTCACAGCGCGAGTAACCCTCAACGGCCACCGTGGCGAAACCTTCGACATCCCCCGCGATCCAGCTCTCTACGACCGCGACTGA
- a CDS encoding SprT-like domain-containing protein: MSRSPTVLLLEQLDLFAVPPPPPPPSAEPVVRPRGPRHQPQGDVYDMEKFFTVINRTAFRNGIAPCVLRWSRNRWRVTLGLCDVKRRVITLNCALDDARVPDMVIAQVMHHEMLHLLYGFSEAKNGTRRFHTPEFRRSEKAFPGYADVDTWLGQNWPMRGRPAKKQKTTDSQFLKYLELMCP; encoded by the coding sequence ATGAGCCGTTCCCCTACCGTTTTACTGCTTGAGCAGCTCGACCTCTTCGCTGTTCCCCCTCCTCCCCCGCCGCCTTCTGCCGAGCCTGTGGTGCGCCCTCGCGGCCCCCGCCACCAGCCGCAAGGTGATGTTTATGATATGGAAAAGTTCTTCACTGTGATCAATCGCACGGCATTCCGGAACGGTATCGCACCGTGTGTGCTGCGCTGGTCACGGAATCGCTGGCGGGTGACACTGGGGTTGTGCGATGTCAAACGGCGTGTGATCACGCTGAACTGTGCGCTGGACGACGCCCGCGTTCCGGATATGGTGATTGCACAAGTCATGCATCATGAGATGCTGCATCTGCTGTATGGCTTCTCCGAGGCGAAGAACGGCACGCGGCGTTTCCACACTCCGGAATTCCGTCGCTCGGAGAAGGCTTTCCCCGGTTATGCCGACGTGGACACGTGGCTGGGACAGAATTGGCCGATGAGAGGCCGTCCGGCAAAAAAACAGAAAACCACGGACAGTCAGTTTCTGAAATACCTTGAGCTGATGTGCCCTTGA
- a CDS encoding citrate (Si)-synthase codes for MSLLVEKLRTTVPEYRNALKDFQKANGDVVISQVSVGALLGGQRGVLGLLCDTSLVPPDKGLIIRGIPLMDLVEKSPEETLWLLLTGDLPTKAEVKDLQADLAKRNKVPGYVWKMLDAFPKDSHPMAVFNTLILAMERDSIFRKRYDEGMKKDVYWEAALEDSLDIIARIGTIGAAVYRWKYDLGPRIEPNADLDWAGNYAYMMGTKDPDGSFADLMRLYMVLHSDHEGGNVSAHTSHCVASALSDPYYAISAGLNGLAGPLHGLANQECLAWLEATLKQFGGNPSDEELDKFARETLGAGRVIPGYGHAVLRITDPRFVAFRAFGEKHIPNSPVFKLACQVYDVVPKILQTIQKIKDPWPNVDAMSGSLIHSYGVTQAQYYTVMFGVSRALGMCAQLVMSRAWGEPIERPKSITFEDLKAIVAKKSAAVPA; via the coding sequence ATGTCACTGCTTGTTGAAAAACTGCGCACCACTGTGCCCGAGTACAGAAATGCGTTGAAAGACTTTCAGAAAGCGAACGGCGACGTTGTCATTTCTCAAGTCTCGGTCGGTGCCCTGCTCGGCGGTCAACGCGGAGTTCTGGGTCTGCTTTGCGATACCTCTCTGGTACCGCCGGACAAGGGCCTCATTATCCGCGGCATCCCCCTCATGGATCTCGTGGAAAAATCGCCCGAAGAAACCCTCTGGCTGCTGCTGACCGGCGATCTGCCGACGAAGGCCGAAGTCAAGGACCTGCAGGCGGATCTTGCCAAGCGTAACAAGGTCCCCGGCTATGTGTGGAAGATGCTGGATGCCTTCCCCAAGGACAGCCATCCGATGGCCGTGTTCAACACCCTGATTCTTGCGATGGAGCGCGATTCGATTTTCCGCAAGCGCTACGACGAAGGCATGAAGAAGGACGTATACTGGGAAGCCGCGCTCGAAGATTCCCTCGACATTATCGCCCGCATCGGCACCATCGGCGCGGCAGTCTATCGCTGGAAGTATGATCTCGGTCCGCGTATCGAGCCGAATGCCGATCTGGATTGGGCCGGCAACTACGCGTACATGATGGGCACCAAGGATCCCGACGGCAGCTTTGCGGACCTTATGCGTCTGTACATGGTGCTGCACAGTGATCATGAAGGCGGCAACGTCTCCGCGCACACCTCGCATTGCGTCGCGTCCGCGCTGTCCGATCCGTACTATGCCATCAGCGCCGGTCTCAACGGTCTGGCCGGCCCGCTGCATGGTCTGGCCAATCAGGAATGCCTCGCGTGGCTCGAAGCCACTCTGAAGCAGTTCGGCGGCAATCCGTCGGATGAAGAACTCGACAAGTTCGCGCGCGAAACTCTCGGCGCCGGTCGCGTGATCCCGGGCTACGGCCATGCCGTGCTGCGCATCACCGATCCCCGGTTTGTGGCCTTCCGCGCCTTCGGCGAGAAGCACATTCCGAATTCGCCGGTCTTCAAGCTGGCCTGCCAGGTCTACGACGTCGTGCCGAAGATCCTGCAAACCATCCAGAAGATCAAAGATCCATGGCCAAACGTGGATGCCATGTCGGGCAGCTTGATTCACAGCTACGGCGTGACGCAGGCGCAGTATTACACCGTGATGTTCGGCGTCTCCCGCGCGCTCGGCATGTGTGCCCAGCTCGTGATGAGCCGCGCGTGGGGCGAGCCCATTGAACGTCCCAAGTCCATCACCTTCGAAGATCTCAAGGCCATCGTCGCCAAGAAGTCGGCCGCCGTCCCGGCGTAG
- a CDS encoding hydrolase, with protein MAATELVLDPKTTALVVIDLQKGIASRTTAPHAAETVVKNCARLADEFRKRGGTVVLVHVVFSGDYGDRLVPLSDMPQTIPAVLPPDWSDFVPEIKPRKGDLVIIKRQWGAFYGTDLDLQLRRRGIVTVVLGGIATNMGVESTGRSAFEHGYQQIYVEDGMASFSAEMHTFAIQNIFPRIGRVRSAEEVLAGLAG; from the coding sequence ATGGCGGCTACTGAGCTTGTTCTTGATCCAAAGACCACGGCACTGGTGGTGATTGATTTGCAGAAGGGGATTGCCAGCCGGACGACGGCGCCGCATGCGGCGGAGACGGTGGTGAAGAATTGCGCGCGGTTGGCCGATGAATTTCGCAAGCGGGGCGGGACGGTGGTGCTGGTGCATGTGGTCTTCTCCGGGGACTACGGCGACAGGCTGGTGCCGCTCTCGGACATGCCGCAGACCATTCCCGCGGTGCTGCCGCCGGATTGGAGTGACTTTGTTCCGGAGATCAAACCGCGCAAGGGTGATCTGGTCATCATTAAGCGGCAGTGGGGCGCGTTTTACGGAACCGATCTGGATCTGCAACTGCGGCGGCGGGGGATTGTCACCGTGGTGCTGGGCGGCATTGCGACGAACATGGGTGTGGAGTCTACGGGACGCAGCGCCTTCGAGCATGGCTATCAGCAGATTTATGTCGAAGACGGCATGGCCTCCTTCAGCGCGGAAATGCACACGTTTGCGATTCAGAATATTTTTCCGAGGATCGGACGGGTGCGGAGTGCGGAAGAGGTTTTGGCGGGGTTGGCGGGGTAG
- a CDS encoding FAD-binding oxidoreductase, producing the protein MRLFDRYAKLRDAVQTGTVHTGQKEILTFLKGRLGKEDLPDVVVEPANDEELRAVFEYAASKEMKVAVASGLRPVEVRDLKGQTLVLTTRMMGTPAFSASRSSVRVNGGLPLEALAIDLTRAGQRWVPLMPVPARTSVGEMLATGWEGLRNWRDGGVLSHISAVEWMGTDGVVHRTGPAVATAAALDVSGFLFGSRGTAGVITALELNVQPAPQSRASGLFELPSARAAVEVMAALREFEPLAETVIYWGEAATDVLRKGNDGTVSDKAAVLISAEWRDEIRWPDAWRAFGRPFFDDLAIDALWQDLFRFSRTAARLYPERTTARLRVPAPSVPELEEAVKELGRDFNFPVALWGTVEAGHMNVWILQPDAEPRTTVRAEELLKKIIEVAVTLGGCCAAGNLLPFDIRNGRTSITRTLREQFLKKCDPAGVVVPLCK; encoded by the coding sequence GTGCGACTATTTGACCGCTATGCCAAATTGCGCGACGCCGTACAGACCGGCACCGTGCACACGGGACAAAAGGAAATCCTCACCTTTTTGAAGGGCCGCCTTGGCAAAGAAGATTTGCCCGATGTGGTGGTGGAGCCTGCCAATGATGAGGAATTGCGCGCGGTATTCGAGTACGCCGCGTCCAAAGAGATGAAGGTGGCGGTGGCTTCGGGGCTGCGCCCGGTGGAGGTGCGGGACTTGAAAGGGCAGACGCTTGTGCTGACCACGCGCATGATGGGCACGCCGGCATTCTCGGCGTCGCGCAGCAGTGTGCGCGTCAATGGCGGGTTGCCGCTCGAGGCCTTGGCGATTGACCTGACGCGCGCCGGGCAGCGCTGGGTGCCGCTGATGCCGGTTCCCGCGCGGACGTCGGTGGGGGAGATGCTGGCGACGGGATGGGAAGGGCTGCGCAACTGGCGGGACGGCGGAGTGCTGTCGCACATCAGCGCGGTGGAGTGGATGGGCACGGACGGTGTGGTGCACCGCACGGGGCCTGCCGTGGCCACGGCGGCGGCGCTGGATGTGTCGGGGTTTCTGTTCGGATCACGCGGGACCGCGGGGGTGATTACCGCGCTGGAATTGAATGTGCAGCCCGCGCCGCAATCGCGCGCGTCGGGTCTGTTCGAACTGCCTTCCGCGCGGGCGGCGGTGGAGGTGATGGCCGCGCTGCGGGAGTTTGAGCCGCTGGCCGAGACGGTGATTTACTGGGGCGAAGCGGCGACGGATGTGCTGCGCAAGGGCAATGACGGCACGGTGTCGGACAAGGCGGCGGTGCTGATTTCGGCGGAGTGGCGGGATGAGATCCGCTGGCCGGATGCCTGGCGCGCGTTCGGCAGGCCGTTTTTCGATGATCTGGCGATTGACGCGCTGTGGCAGGATCTATTCCGCTTCTCACGCACGGCGGCGAGGCTGTACCCCGAGCGCACGACCGCGAGATTGCGCGTCCCCGCGCCATCGGTGCCGGAACTCGAAGAGGCGGTCAAGGAACTGGGCCGCGATTTCAATTTCCCGGTTGCGCTGTGGGGCACGGTGGAAGCGGGCCATATGAACGTGTGGATCTTGCAGCCCGATGCCGAGCCGCGCACAACGGTCCGCGCTGAAGAACTGCTGAAGAAGATCATCGAGGTGGCGGTCACGCTGGGCGGCTGCTGCGCGGCGGGCAACTTGCTTCCCTTCGATATCCGCAATGGCCGCACGTCCATCACCCGCACACTCCGGGAGCAGTTCCTGAAGAAGTGCGACCCCGCAGGCGTGGTGGTGCCGCTGTGCAAGTAA
- a CDS encoding zinc ribbon domain-containing protein: MPTYEYRCEKGHVFEEFQSILADPIQVCPVCGAHAERIISGGTGLIFKGSGFYITDYAHKNSAGGRNPKSLKSYDSEMAADSKASSDSASPAPAAETKTESTPAVKTDEKKSKPEG; this comes from the coding sequence ATGCCAACGTACGAATATCGCTGCGAGAAGGGTCACGTGTTCGAAGAGTTCCAGAGCATTCTCGCCGATCCGATTCAGGTCTGTCCCGTTTGCGGCGCCCATGCCGAACGCATTATCTCCGGAGGCACCGGGCTGATTTTCAAAGGCTCCGGATTTTACATTACGGATTATGCCCACAAGAACAGCGCGGGCGGGCGCAATCCGAAGTCGCTGAAATCGTACGACTCCGAGATGGCGGCGGACTCTAAGGCGTCGTCCGACAGCGCGTCTCCCGCGCCCGCGGCGGAAACCAAGACGGAGAGCACTCCGGCGGTGAAGACAGATGAGAAGAAGAGTAAACCGGAAGGCTGA
- a CDS encoding sodium:proton antiporter gives MIAPPLIWALPFVLILLSIAVFPLLAPDWWGKRYPWVILPLGLLVVVYYTAFFGHGERMVETAHDYVAFIVLIGSLFIVAGGIHVGMYGELTPKQNVLLLAVGAALANIIGTTGASMVLIRPYLRGNRWRFAPFHAVFFIFIIANCGGALTPIGDPPLFLGYLKGVPFFWVIQHLWYRWLVAIGLLLAMFFWLDNRHYHRQSLGEQEMAAAPDVFTLEGKRNLFFLALILAAVLVGAFLPENLVWIRELIMVTAAVGSYLSTPRAIHRKNGFTFHPIREVAILFAGIFAAMVPALDWLASNASLLGLTTPGGFYWATGATSSVLDNAPSYLNFLAAAMGLEGLSVNDKLHVLQWIETHSHMLRAISISAVFFGAATYIGNGPNFMVKSICDHAGAKTPGFVEYIYKYSLPFLLPVLIITYFLVR, from the coding sequence GTGATCGCTCCGCCGCTGATCTGGGCATTGCCCTTCGTGCTGATTCTGCTGAGCATTGCGGTCTTTCCGCTGCTCGCCCCGGACTGGTGGGGCAAGCGGTATCCGTGGGTGATTCTGCCGCTGGGCCTGCTGGTGGTCGTGTATTACACGGCGTTCTTCGGACACGGCGAGCGCATGGTCGAGACCGCGCACGATTACGTCGCATTCATCGTCCTCATCGGGTCGCTGTTCATCGTGGCGGGCGGAATCCATGTCGGCATGTATGGTGAACTGACGCCGAAACAGAATGTACTTTTGCTGGCCGTCGGCGCGGCGCTGGCCAACATCATAGGAACCACCGGCGCGTCGATGGTGCTGATAAGGCCCTATCTGCGCGGCAACCGGTGGCGGTTCGCGCCGTTCCACGCCGTGTTCTTCATCTTCATCATCGCCAATTGCGGCGGCGCGCTCACGCCCATCGGCGATCCCCCGCTGTTTCTCGGGTATCTGAAGGGTGTGCCCTTCTTCTGGGTGATTCAGCACCTCTGGTACAGGTGGCTGGTTGCTATCGGACTTTTGCTGGCCATGTTCTTCTGGCTCGACAACCGCCATTACCACAGACAATCGCTGGGCGAGCAGGAGATGGCCGCCGCGCCGGATGTGTTCACGCTGGAAGGCAAACGCAACCTCTTCTTCCTCGCGCTGATTCTTGCGGCGGTGCTGGTGGGCGCCTTTCTGCCGGAGAATCTGGTGTGGATCCGCGAACTGATCATGGTCACTGCTGCCGTTGGCTCATATCTCAGTACGCCGCGCGCGATTCACCGGAAAAACGGCTTCACCTTTCACCCGATCCGCGAAGTGGCTATCTTGTTCGCGGGGATTTTCGCGGCTATGGTCCCGGCCCTCGACTGGCTGGCTTCCAATGCGTCACTCTTGGGACTGACCACCCCCGGCGGGTTCTACTGGGCCACTGGCGCCACCTCCTCCGTGCTGGACAACGCGCCATCCTATCTGAATTTTCTGGCGGCGGCCATGGGTCTCGAAGGGCTGTCGGTCAATGACAAGCTGCACGTCCTGCAGTGGATCGAAACCCACAGCCACATGCTGCGTGCCATCAGTATCTCTGCCGTGTTCTTCGGCGCGGCCACCTATATCGGCAACGGGCCGAACTTTATGGTGAAGTCCATCTGCGACCATGCGGGCGCAAAGACTCCGGGCTTTGTCGAGTACATTTACAAGTACTCGCTGCCGTTTCTGCTTCCTGTGTTGATCATCACCTATTTTCTGGTACGGTGA
- a CDS encoding NUDIX domain-containing protein — protein MPDSPPRGALTHRVAVGAYLFRGERILLLLRANPPLTFAPPGGKLNVAEDPEEGLRREVREETGLDIEILGVAHTWFGAILDHLPPMLGIDYIAECASGDVTISDEHHEFVWATREQVAAGTLKMLDEKKYGYAPEYILQAFDLYERLKK, from the coding sequence ATGCCTGATTCTCCGCCACGCGGTGCTCTGACGCACCGCGTGGCGGTGGGTGCCTATCTCTTTCGAGGCGAGCGGATTCTGCTCCTCCTGCGGGCGAATCCGCCGCTCACATTTGCCCCTCCCGGAGGCAAATTGAATGTCGCCGAGGACCCCGAAGAAGGTCTGCGCCGCGAAGTGCGCGAAGAGACCGGACTCGACATCGAGATCCTTGGTGTGGCCCACACATGGTTCGGCGCTATTCTTGATCACCTGCCGCCGATGTTAGGGATCGATTATATCGCCGAGTGCGCTTCCGGTGACGTGACCATCAGCGACGAGCACCACGAGTTCGTGTGGGCAACCCGCGAGCAGGTTGCCGCAGGCACTCTCAAGATGCTCGACGAAAAAAAATACGGCTACGCCCCGGAGTATATTCTGCAGGCCTTTGACCTGTACGAGCGGCTGAAAAAATGA